TGTTCGCCCGTCGGCGGCCACTGCGTCTCCGAGATCACCTGGTCGGCGTAGCCATCCGGCGCGGCGAGCACGTACTGCTCGACGTCGGCGCCCAGGGCCCGCTGGAAGTAGGCCAGGCTGTTGGTGGCGTGCCCGCTCATCCCGTGCAGCGCGTAGATGACGGGCCAGGCGCGGTGGCAGTCGTAGTCCTGCGGGATGCGGAGGACGACGGTGCGCGTCGACCCGTCCGGCAGCGGCACCGCCAGCTCAAGCGAACCGGGCTTCAGCGGCTCGAACACTTCGGCCGCGTGCAGCCATTCGCTCACCCGCGCGCGGTCGTACGCGGGGTCGGCCTGAATGCGCGCGACCAGCTCCGTGCGGCGGGCGGTGTCATCCGTGCGGATGAACTCCCCGATGTCGGCGATGATGGCGGCTTCATCGGCGCGGCCCGGCGCGACCGCGGCCCACAACATCATCACAGTGAAGACGGCGTAACGACTCATCGCGACGTCCTCCTGTTGCCGCCGGCGCCTGGCGGGCCGGCCGCGCATAGTGTAGCCGAAACGCGGCCGGCGCCGCCAACGTGACAGCGTCGGCGGCGCCCGGTATCCTGCGGTCATGGCGACCATCAACTCGGCAAAGCTCATGGACGGCCGGCCCCTGGCCCGCCGTGTGCTGGAGGCGGCTCGCGCGAAGGTGCAGAAGATTGTTGCGGCGACCGGGGTCACGCCGGCGCTGGCGACAGTGCTGGTGGGTGACGACCGCGCCTCGGCGACGTACGTCCGCATGAAGCGCAAGCGCTGCGAAGACGTGGGCATGAAGTCGGTGCGGATCGAGCTGCCGCTCGGTACGACCACCGACCAGCTCGTGGCGGAAATCCGCAAGCTGGCCACCGATCCCAGCGTGCACGGCATTCTCATTCAACACCCGGTGCCGGCGCCGATCGAAAAGCGCACCGCCTTCGAGGCGATCCCGGTCGAGAAGGACGTCGACGGCGTGACGTCGAGCACGCTCGGCCGCGTGATCCTCGGCATGCCGGCCTACGCTTCATGCACGCCGGCGGGCATCATGCGCCTGCTGCGCGAGTACAGCGTCGAGCTGGACGGGGCCCACGCCGTGGTGATTGGCCGCAGCCCGATCCTGGGCCGGCCGATGGCTTCCATGCTGATCAACGCGCAGGCGACCGTGACGCTGTGCCATTCGCGCACGCGCTCGCTGCCGAGCCTGGTGCGCGCCGCGGACGTGGTGATCGCTGCTGTCGGCAAGCCGCGGTTCGTGCGCGGCGGATGGATCAAAGTCGGGGCCGTCGTGATCGACGCGGGCTACAACGAGGGCAACATCGGCGACGTGGATTTCGAAGGCGCGCTCGAGCCGGCGTCGCTGATTACGCCGGTGCCGGGCGGCGTGGGGCCGATGACGATTGCGACATTGATCGATCAGACAGCGGACGCCGCGGCGCACCAGCTCGGCGTGCAGGTCTAACGGCATGTCCGCGCCGGTCACCAATCATGCGCCGGAAGGCCGGACCACCGAAGGTGTGCCGCGCTGCCTGCGGTGTGACTACAACCTGACCGGGTTGCCGGAGCCGCGCTGCCCGGAGTGTGGGACGACGTTCGACTGGGCGGCGGTCTGGAAGGCCGCGACGAATCCGCCGCGCATCGCGTTCGAGCGGGCGCGCGGCTGGCGCAAGGTGCCCGGCTTCGTCGTCACGTGGGCCACGGTACTGTTCGCGCCGTGGATTTTCGCGCGGCAGGCTGTGCAGAAGATGAGCGTCGGGCATGCCTTGGCGTTCGTGGGGGTGTGCTTTGCAGGCACGCTGTTCGCGGCGATCTCGGGCGCCGAAGGCGAGTACATTGTCGCGTGGCTGGGTGCAGCGGCGGCGTACATCGTGCTGCAGGCGATCGGGCTGAGCCTGGTTGACGTCTCGGGCTGGGGAGCCTGGCGTGCGTCACTGCGGTTCTGGCTGCTGGTCGGGTGCTACACGTCGGCGATCATGTTGACCGAGGTGGTGTGGGGCGCGCCGATGCTCCTGTACTCGGATGTTCACGCGTGCCTGGCGGGGGCACGCCCGGACTCGTGGACGGACGAAATCTTCAGCGGTTCATTAGAGGCTGTGACCTGGTGGCTCCAGATCGCGCTTTGGCTGCTCGGCGTGGCGTGCTGCTATTTTGCCCGCCTGCGCCGGCTGCGCTGGTCGCGCGGGCTGTGCCTGTGCGCGAGCCTCGTGCTGGTGGCGGGGCTGATTCTCCTGTACTCCGCGGCCTACGAGCACGTCGGGGGCCGCGTGTACGACTGGTTTGACTGAGATCGCCGGCGGCTAGCGCAGCACGCGCTTGCGCATCCGCCGAAGCGCGATGCTGTGAAAGATGATCGTGTACGCCACCAGCAGGGCAATATCCAGCCACAACGCCGGTGGGAACTGGGCCTTGAACATCGCCCGCGAAATCTCGATCGACGGCGTCAGCGGCACGAGCGACGCGATGATATCCAGCGCCAGGTAGTGGCCGCGGATCGGGAAGAACGTGCCCGAGAAGAAGAACACCGGCGTAATCACGCCGGTCGTGAAGAACGTGAAGTTGTTGATCATCTTCACGTAGCTTGTCACGATCAGCCCGATCGCCCCCCACAGGTACCCGGTGACAAAACCCAGCACCGGCACGAGCACGCACCATGCCGTCGGCCGCACGCCGAAGATGAGCGTGACGAGCACCACCACCGTCGAGAACACCGCGCCCTTCGTCGCCGCGAACAGCAGCTCGCCGATGAACATCTCGCTGATGCGCAGGTGCGTGCCGAGCATCGCGTCGTAGGTGCGCTGGTAGACCAGCCGCACGAACGTGCCGTACGTCGTCTCGAACACGCCCGTGAACATCGGGGAGCTGACCAGCACGCCGCTAGCGACGTACGTGGCGTACGGCAGCCCGTCGAACTGGGCGCCCGGCATGAAGCTCCCCAGCCCCAGCGCGACCGCGGTGAAGAAGAAGAGCGGCTCCAGCACCGGCGGCGTCGAGTTCGCCAGCAGCGTCTTGCAGTACACGCGTACGTGCCGGTGCCACACGCCGAACAGGCTCCAGAACAGCCCGGTGCGCAGCGCGACAGACCGGCGGAGGTCGGGCGTCGGCAGGGGAGTGGTGTTCATTCGTGGAGCCCTCGGCCGGTGAAACGCAGGAACACGTCTTCGAGGTTCGCGTGCCGCAGCACCGCCGACGGAGAAGGGATGCGATCGTACAACTCCTGCAGGGCTTGCTCCGTGTTGGAGTAGAAGTAGTCGGCATCGCCGGCGTGCTCGTGGCGGATGTCGCCGTTCAGCGGCGGCACCTGCTCCAGCCCCGACGTCTGCAGGACGTACCGTTCGAGATGCTCGGTGATGAGTGCGCGGGGCGTGCCGCGCACGATGATCCGGCCCTGATCCATGATCATGACCTGGTCACTGAGCTGCTGGGCCTCTTCCATGTAGTGCGTAGTCAGCAGGATCGTCATGCCCTGGCGTTTCAACTCGCGCAGCGCCGCCCAGATCGTGTGCCGCACCTGCGGGTCGAGGCCGGTCGTCGGCTCGTCCAGGATAAGCAGATCGGGTGCGTTCAGAAGCGCGCGGGCGATCATCAGCCGCCGGACCATGCCGCCGGACAGCTCGCGGATGGTGCTTTTGGCCTTTGGCGTCAGGGCCAGCCAGTCGAGCAATTCCGCGCTGCGCCGGCGAGCGGTCGCGAAGTCGAGCCCGCAGTACAGCGCGTGCACGAGCAGCGACTCCAGCGCGTTGAGCTCTTCATCGAGGTTGTTGTCCTGGAAGACGACGCCGACGCGCGCGTTGATCCGCTTGCGGTCGCGCATGGGCGTCAGGCCGAACACCGACACCTCGCCCGCGGTCTTCTCCACCGCGCTGTAGATCATGCGCATGAGGGTCGTCTTGCCGGCGCCGTTAGGCCCGAGGAAGCCGATGCACGCGTTCGGCGCGATCTCGAAGTCGACGCCATCCACGGCCTTCACGACAGCGAAGTGCTTTGCCAACCCGCGTGCGACGACGACGGGGGCAGTGGGGGCAGCATGGTCCGCGCTATGTGATGACGAGACACTCACGTTCGCGCCTCGGGAGCAGCATTCGGGTGGCACGAACTGGCGCAGCCAGATCGTGTCCTTTGCCTGATCACGGCCTGGCTGCGCCAGACCATGCCACCCCGGTTGCGGCACTGCTCGAGAGCAGTGGCACCCAGTTGCGGCACTGCTCGCGAGCAGTGGCACACAGACTGCGCCATGCTCACCCTTACTCCAGCACCCGGATCTTGATATTCCGGTACCAGACCTTGTCGCCGTGGTCCTGCAGGTCGATGTGGCCCTTCTTCTCGCGACCGTAGTGCGGCATGTCCTTGAACTTGCTCTCGGCGACGGCCTTTTCCCACTCCGGGCTGCCGAGCTCGTACTCGACCACCTTCACGCCGTTGAGCCAGTGCTCCACGTGCCCCTTGTTCACCAGGATGCGTACCTTGTTGAAAAAGCCGATCGGCTCGGTCACGTCCTTCGACGGGGCGTACAGCGCGTAGTTCGAGCCTGCCGACGTCTTCGGGTTCTTCCCGTCCGCGTGCTCCGCGTTGTCCAGCACCTGCATTTCCGGGCCCGTCTCCCACGGCCAGCCGTACGCCTCGGAGACGTGGAAGAAGATGCCGCTGTTGCCCGCCGGCGAAATCCGCCATTCGAGTTGCAGCTCGAAATCCTCAAACTGCTCCTCGGTGATGACGTCGCCGCCCGGGCCGACGCGCACCAGGCAGCCATTGATCACCTTCCATCCATCCGGGCAAGCGTCCTTCTTGAAGCCGCGCCAGCCCTTCGTCGTCTGCCCGTCGAAGAGCAGCCGCCAGCCCGCCTGCTTCTCCTCCTCGGTCAGCATGTTCTGTGGTTCCGCCGCTGGCGGGGGGTAGACATCGCCTTTCAGGTCCATCGGCAGCGCGAGCATCGTGTACCAGATTTCCGTGCTCCACGGCTTCTCGCCGTCCGCCGACAGGCACGGCGGCAGCAGGCGCACGTAGTAGACACGCGACGGCGCCGTGCCGCTGATTTCCAGGAAGACCTTGGTGCGGTCGCCCAGCACGCTGGCGCTTTGCACCGGCACGGGGACGCCGTCGCGCACCGGGCCGACGCCGCCCTCCCAGTCGAACGGCCACTGCTCGACGTAGTACGACTCGCGCTCCCAGCCGACGCGGGGATCGAGCGGCTTGGTGAATTCGATCTCGAGCCCGTTGGCCCGCGCCCGCACGGTCCGCACCTCGAACACCGTGCGGCCGGTCGACTTCAGCGGGGGCTCTGGCCCTTCGCCGAACCGCAGCGCGGCGCCCTGCGTCACGCCGACGCTTCCGCCGATCCGCTCCGTGGCGATCCGCAGGCTCTCGGTCGGCAGGACCACCAGGCCCTGGTCGAGATACGGCTCCGGAAACGGCGTATAGACCGCGGCACCGTCGCCCTCGGTTGCGCCGCCCGGGAGCCAGGCGACTGGGTCATCGCCCAGCGGCCCGTGGACGCAGACAAAACCGTTCTTCACGAGCATGTCCGGCTCTGGCGCCAGCACGGCGCCCTTGTTAGCCACGAAACCTGGGTGGGCGCGGCCAAGCGGCCGGCCGTCGCCCGGCAGACCACGCCGCAGCGGCGGAATGATCTTCTTTTGTCCCGGCGCGGTGTCGCGCTGGGTGTCGGCGGCGTGGCCGAGCGCGGTCGGTGGGATGAGCTCGAACTTGTCCGGCGCGGCGCCCGGCGGCAGCCACTGGAGCGTCAGTTGCGCGTCGCCGTGGCCGTTGTAGTGGGCGATGCGCAGGGCGTGCTCGCCGGCGGTGAGCTCCAGCTTGACGTCCTTGGGCGTGGCGCCGTGGGGGCCGTCGTGGTCGATGCGCTGGCGGCCGTCGAGCCAGAGCAGGGCGCCGTCGTCGCTGATGAGCCGCAGCGTGTAGGTGCCGGCCTGGTCGATCTTGAGCACGCCGACGACCTCGGTGAGGAAGTTGTCTTCGAGCGGGGCGAAGTCCTTCCGCTCCGAGTTCAAGTCGAGCGTCGGAACTACCCTCACGATGTTGGGCAGTTGGTCCGGGGCCAGTTCCGGCACCCAGGCCATTTCCTGCCCGATGTCGTACCAGCGGACGAGCAGGCCGGGGGTGGTGTCGGCCAGTGCGGGGCAGGTTGCCAGGGTGGCGACGAACGCAAGGTTGATCCAGCGGGCAGCCATCGAAATCGTCTCCGTGTTCGCAGGGCCTTCGATCGCGGGTTTCCAGCATGCGGGCGCAGGGCGCGCTCCGCAGTTGCGTGGCGGGATTATAACCGCGTTCGCGGTCGAGGCGCAGTGCGCGCCGCCAGCCTACCACCCGAGACTCGGATAGTACGCACGATAGAACATGAGCACGCCGGCCGCGATCGCGATGCAGGCGCACGCGGCTGCCAGCAGACGCATCCGACGCTGGATGCGCGGGTCAAGGAGCACCGTAACCGCCAGGATGATGGTTGCGGGGACGAGCAGGTACTGAGCCAGGCCCCACGTCGATACGACACCGAGCAACGTGTTGCTGGCCTGCGCCCTGCGAATCG
This DNA window, taken from Phycisphaerae bacterium, encodes the following:
- a CDS encoding bifunctional 5,10-methylene-tetrahydrofolate dehydrogenase/5,10-methylene-tetrahydrofolate cyclohydrolase (catalyzes the formation of 5,10-methenyltetrahydrofolate from 5,10-methylenetetrahydrofolate and subsequent formation of 10-formyltetrahydrofolate from 5,10-methenyltetrahydrofolate); protein product: MATINSAKLMDGRPLARRVLEAARAKVQKIVAATGVTPALATVLVGDDRASATYVRMKRKRCEDVGMKSVRIELPLGTTTDQLVAEIRKLATDPSVHGILIQHPVPAPIEKRTAFEAIPVEKDVDGVTSSTLGRVILGMPAYASCTPAGIMRLLREYSVELDGAHAVVIGRSPILGRPMASMLINAQATVTLCHSRTRSLPSLVRAADVVIAAVGKPRFVRGGWIKVGAVVIDAGYNEGNIGDVDFEGALEPASLITPVPGGVGPMTIATLIDQTADAAAHQLGVQV
- a CDS encoding ABC transporter permease, with translation MNTTPLPTPDLRRSVALRTGLFWSLFGVWHRHVRVYCKTLLANSTPPVLEPLFFFTAVALGLGSFMPGAQFDGLPYATYVASGVLVSSPMFTGVFETTYGTFVRLVYQRTYDAMLGTHLRISEMFIGELLFAATKGAVFSTVVVLVTLIFGVRPTAWCVLVPVLGFVTGYLWGAIGLIVTSYVKMINNFTFFTTGVITPVFFFSGTFFPIRGHYLALDIIASLVPLTPSIEISRAMFKAQFPPALWLDIALLVAYTIIFHSIALRRMRKRVLR
- a CDS encoding ABC transporter ATP-binding protein, giving the protein MSVSSSHSADHAAPTAPVVVARGLAKHFAVVKAVDGVDFEIAPNACIGFLGPNGAGKTTLMRMIYSAVEKTAGEVSVFGLTPMRDRKRINARVGVVFQDNNLDEELNALESLLVHALYCGLDFATARRRSAELLDWLALTPKAKSTIRELSGGMVRRLMIARALLNAPDLLILDEPTTGLDPQVRHTIWAALRELKRQGMTILLTTHYMEEAQQLSDQVMIMDQGRIIVRGTPRALITEHLERYVLQTSGLEQVPPLNGDIRHEHAGDADYFYSNTEQALQELYDRIPSPSAVLRHANLEDVFLRFTGRGLHE
- a CDS encoding DUF1080 domain-containing protein — encoded protein: MAARWINLAFVATLATCPALADTTPGLLVRWYDIGQEMAWVPELAPDQLPNIVRVVPTLDLNSERKDFAPLEDNFLTEVVGVLKIDQAGTYTLRLISDDGALLWLDGRQRIDHDGPHGATPKDVKLELTAGEHALRIAHYNGHGDAQLTLQWLPPGAAPDKFELIPPTALGHAADTQRDTAPGQKKIIPPLRRGLPGDGRPLGRAHPGFVANKGAVLAPEPDMLVKNGFVCVHGPLGDDPVAWLPGGATEGDGAAVYTPFPEPYLDQGLVVLPTESLRIATERIGGSVGVTQGAALRFGEGPEPPLKSTGRTVFEVRTVRARANGLEIEFTKPLDPRVGWERESYYVEQWPFDWEGGVGPVRDGVPVPVQSASVLGDRTKVFLEISGTAPSRVYYVRLLPPCLSADGEKPWSTEIWYTMLALPMDLKGDVYPPPAAEPQNMLTEEEKQAGWRLLFDGQTTKGWRGFKKDACPDGWKVINGCLVRVGPGGDVITEEQFEDFELQLEWRISPAGNSGIFFHVSEAYGWPWETGPEMQVLDNAEHADGKNPKTSAGSNYALYAPSKDVTEPIGFFNKVRILVNKGHVEHWLNGVKVVEYELGSPEWEKAVAESKFKDMPHYGREKKGHIDLQDHGDKVWYRNIKIRVLE